In a genomic window of Quercus lobata isolate SW786 chromosome 4, ValleyOak3.0 Primary Assembly, whole genome shotgun sequence:
- the LOC115986106 gene encoding putative F-box/LRR-repeat protein 23, whose protein sequence is MRRQLMNDGLLAILDGCPQLESLDLRKCFHVTLSGNLGKYAERIKVLSHPDDSPDNYEFDADDGSFDEGSYIVYSLDSTNGDEFVDDIHDDGSFDDDDGSSFDDNDDSGYDPTNSY, encoded by the coding sequence ATGAGGAGGCAGCTGATGAATGATGGCTTGCTGGCCATACTTGATGGTTGTCCTCAGCTCGAATCACTTGACCTAAGGAAATGTTTCCATGTCACTCTGTCAGGAAATTTGGGAAAATATGCTGAACGGATTAAAGTCTTGTCGCATCCCGATGATTCCCCTGATAACTATGAATTCGATGCTGATGATGGATCTTTTGATGAAGGCTCGTATATTGTCTATTCCTTAGATTCCACTAATGGTGATGAATTCGTTGATGACATTCATGATGATGGatcttttgatgatgatgatggatcTTCttttgatgataatgatgacTCGGGCTACGATCCCACCAACTCCTACTAA